The following coding sequences are from one Nanoarchaeota archaeon window:
- a CDS encoding type I restriction-modification system subunit M N-terminal domain-containing protein, whose amino-acid sequence MANSKSSNGANLGFEQKLWQVADKLRNNMDAAEYKHVVLGLIFLKYISDAFESKHKEIVDDSSSGRDPEDPDEYRAENIFWVPPEARWEHLQRNAKQPTIGKLVDDAMDGIERDNPPLKGVLARNYARAALDYIIPN is encoded by the coding sequence ATGGCAAACTCCAAGTCTTCTAACGGAGCAAATCTAGGCTTTGAGCAAAAACTTTGGCAAGTCGCGGATAAATTACGGAACAATATGGATGCTGCCGAGTACAAGCATGTTGTTCTTGGATTAATATTTCTCAAATACATTTCGGATGCCTTTGAGTCAAAACACAAAGAGATAGTTGATGATTCTTCATCCGGCAGAGATCCTGAAGATCCAGACGAATATCGCGCAGAAAACATCTTTTGGGTGCCTCCCGAAGCAAGGTGGGAACATCTTCAGCGCAATGCAAAACAGCCGACAATCGGAAAACTCGTTGACGATGCAATGGATGGGATAGAAAGAGATAATCCGCCGCTTAAAGGAGTTCTTGCCAGGAATTATGCACGTGCTGCCTTGGATTATATTATCCCGAATTAA